In Oryza sativa Japonica Group chromosome 11, ASM3414082v1, the following are encoded in one genomic region:
- the LOC4350311 gene encoding rust resistance kinase Lr10, producing MAHEKPIRFTPRQLAGFTRGYSARLGAGGFGTVYGGALPNGLGVAVKVLRSGMGRRSEEQFMAEVGTIGRTHHINLVRLFGFCFDAAVRTLVYEFMGDGALDAYLFDRTRAVGDSDGLRSPPSSSLWAEAAVSQNRRKPKSAAAATRRGGARGGSGRGRRGWR from the coding sequence ATGGCGCACGAGAAGCCCATCCGGTTCACGCCGCGGCAGCTCGCCGGGTTCACGCGCGGCTActcggcgcggctcggcgccggcggcttcgGGACGGTGTACGGCGGCGCGCTCCCCAACGGCCTCGGTGTGGCCGTCAAGGTGCTCCGCAGCGGCATGGGCAGGAGGTCCGAGGAGCAGTTCATGGCGGAGGTGGGCACCATCGGGAGGACGCACCACATCAACCTCGTCAGGCTGTTCGGCTTCTGCTTCGACGCCGCCGTGCGCACGCTGGTGTACGAGTTCATGGGCGACGGCGCGCTTGATGCCTACCTGTTCGACCGGACCCGCGCCgtcggcgacagcgacggcctCCGGTCTCCCCCGTCCTCTTCGCTCTGGGCTGAGGCCGCCGTGAGTCAAAATCGGCGGAAACCCaaatcggcggcggcagcaacgcGTCGGGGAGGAGCTCGTGGTGGCAGTGGCCGAGGACGGCGAGGCTGGCGGTGA